A single genomic interval of Armigeres subalbatus isolate Guangzhou_Male chromosome 1, GZ_Asu_2, whole genome shotgun sequence harbors:
- the LOC134212733 gene encoding uncharacterized protein LOC134212733 → MSRGNTAIVVTAFLCLGWLQIQTSAKDYNFIFDPKELECTGNVSYDNVALTAYRARPNSEDKRDYTDLKYQTLYTLQAYLDDRAPYVTVGMDPNLKIPYGTPVCIPELNLHFRRQIKLQVRDTDDDLIGGGYRHVDICVRTQADSFDDFVNMLDATLVFL, encoded by the exons ATGTCGCGTGGAAATACGGCGATCGTCGTCACTGCCTTCCTGTGCCTTGGGTGGCTCCAGATCCAGACCAGTGCCAAGGACTACAACT TCATCTTCGACCCGAAGGAGCTGGAGTGCACGGGCAATGTGTCGTACGACAACGTGGCGCTGACGGCGTATCGAGCCCGGCCGAACAGTGAAGACAAGCGGGACTACACGGACTTGAAGTACCAGACGTTGTACACGCTGCAAGCATATCTGGACGATCGGGCACCGTACGTAACGGTCGGAATGGATCCGAACTTGAAGATCCCGTACGGGACGCCGGTGTGCATTCCGGAGCTAAATTTACATTTTCGGCGCCAAATCAAGCTGCAGGTGAGAGACACCGATGACGATCTGATCGGCGGTGGCTACCGTCATGTGGATATCTGCGTTCGCACGCAGGCGGACAGTTTTGATGACTTTGTGAATATGTTGGATGCGACATTGGTGTTCTTGTGA